One Isoptericola dokdonensis DS-3 genomic window, CGATCCCGAGGATCTGGAGGTCGACGCCGCCCGCCGCGCGGATCGCCTCCTCGTACGCGGCGCACGCCGCCGGCAGGTCCGCGGCGAGCCCGTCCGGGCCCTGCACCCGCTCGGCCGGCCACGCCACGCGCTCGGCGATCTCCGTGGCGATGACGTTGCGGTACCGCTCCGGGTGGTCGGCGTCCAGGCCGACGTACTCGTCGAGCATGAAGCCCCGGGCCTCGGCGAACGAGAGCCCCTCCTCGGCGTGCCGGCGGGCCAGCTCGTCGTACACCTTGAGCGGGCTCGAGCCCGTCGCCAGCCCGAGCACGGTGTCGGCGCGGCGGCGCAGCAGCGCCTCGATCGCGTCCGCGGCCAGCACCGCGAGCTCCTCGGCGGGAGCGATCACGACCTCCATGGTTCCATCCCTTCGTCCTCGCCCGGGGCGCGGCCGGGCCGCGCCACCGGGATCACTCGTCGTCGGTCGTGCCGTCGAGCAGCGGCGTGATGATCGCGTCGTACTCCGCCGCGACCTGCGCCACGTCGCCGCCGCGCGCGATCTCCTTGAACAGGTCCTCGTAGATGGCGCGGGACTCGATCTCCGCCCAGCCCGGCGCCGCGGGCGTCAGCTTGGACGCCTCCGCCGTCTCGACGAGGGTGCGACCGAACTTGTCGCCCTCCATCGCCTCGGTGAACGTCGTGTTGGCGGGCCCGAGACCGGCACCCGCGAGCATCGTCTGGTACTCGTCGGAGTAGACGATCCGCAGCAGGTCCTCGGACAGCTCGACGTTGCGCGTGAGCGACGAGATCGCGAGGTTCGAGCCGCCCGCGAACACGGGCGCGACCCCGCCGTCGACGCCCGGCAGCGCGAAGATGTCGAACTTGCTGGTGTCCGCCATGCCGTCGCGGACCTCGGCGCCGTCGTCGTTGCGCACGAGGTCGCCCACCGACCAGCGGGCCCATGCCGGGGCCATCATCGTCGCCG contains:
- the nagB gene encoding glucosamine-6-phosphate deaminase, translated to MEVVIAPAEELAVLAADAIEALLRRRADTVLGLATGSSPLKVYDELARRHAEEGLSFAEARGFMLDEYVGLDADHPERYRNVIATEIAERVAWPAERVQGPDGLAADLPAACAAYEEAIRAAGGVDLQILGIGTDGHIAFNEPGSSLASRTRIKTLTKQTREDNARFFDGDVDRVPTHCLTQGLGTIMDARHLVLLATGRHKAEAVHQLVEGPVSALWPATVMQLHPHATVLVDEAAASRLQLADYYRQTYASKPSWQGL